One window from the genome of Streptomyces sp. NBC_01476 encodes:
- a CDS encoding aldo/keto reductase: MKRRILGGTGMSVSEFALGTMMLGSMGNTDHDESVGMIHAALDAGINFVDTADVYSGGESEVIVGKALKGRRDDVVLATKFSMPMGADENQRGGSRKWIMRAVEGSLQRLGTDYIDLYQMHRWDPLTDPDETLSALSDLVRAGKVRAIGSSLFHPEQIVETQWVAERRGHQRFRSEQPPYNILLRGIEGSLLPTARRYGMGVLTFGPLGSGWLSGRADPTAGHRNAGAGTRLFDQSDPANRAKAEAVRELGKLADDAGVKLTHLSLAFVLTHPAITSVLIGPRTPGQLTDLLAGAEVELSEEVLDRIDEIVPPGVDVNTNDIMFVPSALGDKRSRRIR; the protein is encoded by the coding sequence ATGAAACGCAGAATCCTCGGCGGAACGGGCATGTCGGTGAGCGAGTTCGCGCTCGGCACGATGATGCTCGGCTCCATGGGCAACACCGACCACGACGAGTCGGTGGGCATGATCCACGCGGCGCTGGACGCGGGCATCAACTTCGTGGACACCGCCGACGTCTATTCCGGCGGTGAGTCGGAGGTGATCGTCGGCAAGGCGCTGAAGGGCCGGCGTGACGACGTCGTGCTGGCGACGAAGTTCTCGATGCCGATGGGTGCCGACGAGAACCAGCGGGGCGGCTCCCGGAAATGGATCATGCGGGCGGTGGAGGGCAGCCTCCAGCGGCTCGGCACCGACTACATCGACCTTTACCAGATGCACCGGTGGGACCCGCTGACCGACCCCGACGAGACGCTGTCCGCGCTCTCCGACCTGGTCCGGGCCGGCAAGGTGCGGGCGATCGGCTCGTCGCTCTTCCACCCGGAGCAGATCGTCGAGACGCAGTGGGTCGCCGAGCGGCGGGGCCACCAGCGCTTCCGCTCCGAGCAGCCGCCGTACAACATCCTGCTGCGCGGGATCGAGGGATCGCTGCTGCCGACCGCCCGGCGGTACGGCATGGGGGTGCTGACCTTCGGCCCGCTGGGTTCCGGCTGGCTCTCCGGCCGGGCCGATCCGACCGCCGGCCACCGCAACGCCGGCGCGGGCACCCGGCTCTTCGACCAGTCGGACCCGGCGAACCGTGCGAAGGCGGAGGCGGTACGGGAGCTGGGCAAGCTGGCGGACGACGCGGGGGTGAAACTCACCCATCTGTCGCTGGCTTTCGTGCTGACGCACCCGGCGATCACCTCGGTGCTGATCGGGCCGCGGACCCCCGGGCAGCTCACCGATCTGCTGGCCGGCGCGGAGGTCGAACTCAGTGAGGAGGTACTCGACCGGATCGACGAGATCGTGCCTCCGGGCGTCGATGTGAACACCAACGACATCATGTTCGTGCCGTCCGCACTCGGCGACAAGCGCAGCCGCCGGATCCGCTAG
- a CDS encoding fatty acid desaturase family protein encodes MPAGPAAPPRTRAAAGPHGAGSDFAELSRRIAQAGLLRRRPGYYTVRITAVAVLFGAVWTGFALLGGSRWQLLTAAVLGLLYAQIALVAHDVAHRQVFRLRRASELAGRLAGNLCIGMSYGWWQDKHTRHHANPNHEDLDPDVAPDILVWSTGQARSARGLAKWVGARQAYLFFPLLTLEGFNLHVSSVRSLFRRSSRQRGLEAGMLGAHTVVYGAALLVVLSPLQALAFLAVHQAVFGVYLGCTFAPNHKGMPTLAGDDERPDFLRRQVLTSRNVRGNWLLDLALGGLNHQIEHHLFPSMPTPHLRKARPIVRDYCAQLGVVYTETGLTASYRQALRHLHQAGAPLRRPAVTSR; translated from the coding sequence CTGCCGGCCGGGCCCGCCGCCCCGCCGCGCACCCGTGCCGCGGCCGGGCCGCACGGCGCCGGCAGCGACTTCGCCGAACTGTCCAGGAGAATCGCCCAGGCCGGCCTGCTGCGCCGCAGGCCCGGCTACTACACGGTGCGCATCACCGCTGTCGCGGTGCTCTTCGGCGCGGTCTGGACCGGGTTCGCCCTGCTCGGCGGCTCCCGCTGGCAGCTGCTGACCGCGGCCGTCCTGGGTCTGCTGTACGCGCAGATCGCCCTGGTCGCCCATGATGTGGCGCACCGTCAGGTCTTCCGGCTGCGGCGCGCCAGCGAACTGGCCGGCCGGCTGGCGGGCAACCTGTGCATCGGTATGAGCTACGGCTGGTGGCAGGACAAGCACACCCGCCACCACGCGAACCCCAACCATGAGGACCTGGATCCCGATGTGGCGCCGGACATCCTGGTCTGGTCCACCGGGCAGGCCCGCTCGGCCCGCGGACTGGCGAAGTGGGTCGGTGCCCGGCAGGCGTACCTCTTCTTCCCGCTGCTCACCCTGGAGGGCTTCAACCTGCATGTCTCCAGCGTTCGTTCGCTGTTCCGCCGGTCGAGCAGGCAGCGCGGCCTGGAAGCCGGGATGCTGGGCGCGCACACCGTCGTCTACGGGGCCGCGCTGCTGGTGGTCCTCTCACCGCTGCAGGCGCTGGCGTTCCTCGCGGTGCACCAGGCGGTGTTCGGTGTCTATCTGGGCTGCACCTTCGCGCCCAACCACAAAGGCATGCCGACACTGGCCGGCGACGACGAGCGGCCCGACTTCCTGCGGCGGCAGGTGCTCACCTCCCGCAACGTCCGCGGGAACTGGCTGCTCGACCTGGCGCTCGGCGGCCTCAATCACCAGATCGAGCACCACCTCTTCCCGAGCATGCCGACCCCGCATCTGCGCAAGGCCCGCCCCATCGTCAGGGACTACTGCGCCCAACTCGGCGTCGTCTACACCGAGACGGGCCTGACCGCCTCCTACCGCCAGGCCCTGCGGCATCTCCACCAGGCGGGCGCGCCGCTGCGCAGGCCCGCGGTGACCAGCCGGTAG
- the dhaK gene encoding dihydroxyacetone kinase subunit DhaK has protein sequence MKKFVNDPKNYVPEMLQGLALANPDTLRYVPEYNLIMRADAPNDNKISIIQGSGSGHEPAHVMTVGKGMLDAACPGDVFSAPPTDYVLETIKRVASPKGVLLLVNNYTGDRMAFEMAQEFSEAEGTKIRTLFIDDDVSVQDSTYTVGRRGVAGNFFVMKAVGAAAERGAELDEAVRIGEKVNSVTRTMGMALTACTPPAKGSPLFELPADEVEMGVGIHGEPGRRREKLQNADAIVKELVDAVVEDLPYTSGDKVALMVNGLGGTPVSELYLVYGIAHRLLADRGITVGRSYVGEYCTSLDMAGASITLVRLDDEITGLLEDPAETAIRVF, from the coding sequence ATGAAGAAGTTCGTCAACGACCCGAAAAACTACGTTCCGGAGATGCTGCAGGGGCTGGCGCTCGCCAACCCGGACACGCTGCGCTACGTACCGGAGTACAACCTGATCATGCGGGCCGACGCCCCCAACGACAACAAGATCTCGATCATCCAGGGATCGGGCTCCGGCCATGAGCCGGCCCACGTCATGACCGTCGGCAAGGGCATGCTCGACGCGGCTTGTCCTGGTGACGTCTTCTCCGCGCCGCCCACCGACTACGTACTGGAGACGATCAAGCGGGTCGCGTCCCCCAAGGGCGTGCTGCTGCTGGTGAACAACTACACCGGTGACCGGATGGCGTTCGAGATGGCACAGGAGTTCTCGGAGGCCGAGGGGACGAAGATCCGTACGCTCTTCATCGACGACGACGTGTCCGTGCAGGACTCGACGTACACCGTCGGCCGCCGCGGAGTGGCGGGCAACTTCTTCGTGATGAAGGCGGTCGGCGCCGCCGCCGAACGCGGCGCGGAACTCGACGAGGCGGTCCGGATCGGCGAGAAGGTCAACTCGGTCACCCGCACCATGGGGATGGCCCTCACCGCGTGCACGCCCCCCGCCAAGGGCTCCCCGCTCTTCGAACTGCCCGCGGACGAGGTCGAGATGGGCGTCGGCATCCACGGCGAGCCGGGCCGGCGCCGGGAGAAGCTGCAGAACGCCGACGCGATCGTCAAGGAACTCGTCGACGCCGTCGTCGAGGACCTGCCGTACACCTCGGGCGACAAGGTCGCCCTCATGGTCAACGGCCTGGGCGGCACACCGGTCAGTGAGCTGTACCTGGTCTACGGGATCGCGCACCGGCTGCTGGCCGACCGCGGTATCACCGTCGGCCGCAGCTACGTCGGCGAGTACTGCACCTCGCTCGACATGGCGGGTGCGTCCATCACGCTGGTGCGCCTCGACGACGAGATCACCGGACTGCTTGAGGACCCGGCGGAGACCGCGATCCGCGTCTTCTGA
- a CDS encoding class II fructose-bisphosphate aldolase, translating to MSVVPLTGILSDAYKERYGVPAINIVNDLTLEAVLAAAVENSSPLIVQTSVKTVKSIGYDVLYAMWQSMTAGIEVPVTLHLDHCPEREVITECLRHGWNSVLFDASQLPVEENMRQTVEVVAEARRYGAHVEGEIESITGVEDGIGSDKAAQQQSLEVALEFLRTTGVDVFAPAIGNAHGSYKQAPVLDAERVSAIVAAYPIPIALHGGSGLSDEQFRDLISRGCAKVNISTALKETFMKSNLAFLETAAQKQKWDPPSLFTAVRGDVMELAGSLMRLFGSAGRVG from the coding sequence GTGTCTGTCGTACCGCTGACCGGCATCCTGTCCGACGCCTACAAAGAACGCTACGGCGTACCCGCGATCAACATCGTCAACGACCTCACCCTGGAGGCGGTTCTCGCCGCCGCCGTGGAGAACTCGTCGCCACTGATCGTCCAGACCTCCGTGAAGACGGTCAAATCGATCGGCTACGACGTCCTCTACGCGATGTGGCAGTCGATGACGGCCGGCATCGAGGTGCCGGTGACCTTGCACCTGGACCACTGTCCGGAACGCGAGGTCATCACCGAATGCCTTCGCCACGGCTGGAACTCGGTGCTCTTCGACGCCTCGCAGCTGCCCGTCGAGGAGAACATGCGGCAGACCGTCGAGGTCGTCGCCGAGGCCCGGCGGTACGGCGCCCACGTCGAGGGCGAGATCGAGTCCATCACCGGCGTGGAGGACGGGATCGGCAGCGACAAGGCGGCCCAGCAGCAGAGCCTCGAAGTGGCGCTGGAATTCCTGCGGACCACCGGGGTGGATGTCTTCGCACCCGCCATCGGCAATGCGCATGGCAGCTACAAGCAGGCTCCCGTACTCGACGCGGAACGCGTCTCGGCGATTGTCGCGGCCTATCCGATACCGATCGCGCTGCACGGTGGCAGCGGTCTTTCCGACGAGCAGTTCCGCGACCTCATTTCCCGTGGGTGCGCGAAAGTCAATATCTCCACCGCGCTCAAAGAGACCTTCATGAAGTCGAACCTGGCGTTCCTGGAGACCGCCGCCCAGAAGCAGAAGTGGGATCCGCCGTCGCTTTTCACGGCGGTCCGCGGGGACGTCATGGAACTGGCGGGTTCGCTCATGCGGCTCTTCGGCAGCGCCGGCCGGGTGGGGTGA
- the dhaL gene encoding dihydroxyacetone kinase subunit DhaL, giving the protein MSEPSTPSTDLEFVVRTIARTAVDNEREFSDLDAVVGDGDFGYSLARGFEIVLADWESFDRSTPSAFLKKVALVISQRVGGTSGPLWGTAFLRAASAVSARTELDGLTGQDAVAMLRAAAEGIKVRGKSDLGDKTLLDALIPMTDALEKELDGGGRDGAAGLARTTASAARAAADATTPMQAMRGRPSYTGERSIGSPDAGAVAVAVMAERVADEWAARA; this is encoded by the coding sequence ATGTCAGAGCCATCGACACCATCCACCGACCTCGAATTCGTCGTGCGGACCATCGCCCGGACCGCGGTCGACAACGAACGGGAGTTCAGCGACCTGGACGCGGTCGTCGGCGACGGCGACTTCGGCTACTCGCTCGCCCGGGGCTTCGAGATCGTGCTCGCCGACTGGGAGAGCTTCGACCGCTCGACACCCTCGGCCTTCCTGAAGAAGGTCGCCCTGGTCATCTCACAGAGAGTGGGCGGCACTTCGGGACCACTGTGGGGTACGGCCTTCCTGCGGGCGGCGAGCGCGGTGAGCGCCAGGACCGAACTGGACGGGCTGACCGGCCAGGACGCCGTCGCCATGCTGCGCGCCGCCGCCGAGGGCATCAAGGTCCGCGGCAAGTCGGACCTGGGCGACAAGACACTGCTGGACGCGCTGATCCCGATGACCGACGCGTTGGAGAAGGAACTGGACGGCGGCGGCCGGGACGGCGCCGCCGGACTCGCGCGGACCACCGCGTCGGCGGCCAGAGCCGCCGCCGACGCCACCACCCCGATGCAGGCCATGCGGGGCCGGCCGAGCTACACCGGTGAGCGCAGCATCGGCTCACCGGACGCGGGCGCGGTCGCCGTCGCGGTGATGGCCGAACGCGTCGCCGACGAATGGGCCGCACGGGCCTGA
- a CDS encoding universal stress protein, with product MSENTAERPIIVGVNGSPASLAALHWAATQAQLLHVPVVTVQTWEPSVRLRAPYATEAPRRTPAEDRVQAQQRLRRAVTEVRVAHPDADVRAELVEGAPVVVLLRYARRARLLALGHGLHDNGLPTELGPVARDCLREARCPVVTIPPAADREPHDGPPRPGAQP from the coding sequence ATGTCCGAGAACACCGCTGAGCGACCGATCATCGTGGGAGTGAACGGATCACCCGCCTCCCTCGCGGCCCTGCACTGGGCCGCGACGCAGGCACAGCTGCTGCACGTGCCGGTGGTCACCGTCCAGACCTGGGAGCCTTCGGTCCGGCTGCGGGCCCCGTACGCGACCGAGGCGCCCCGCCGTACGCCCGCCGAGGACCGGGTCCAGGCGCAGCAGCGGCTGCGCCGTGCGGTGACCGAGGTCCGCGTGGCGCACCCGGACGCCGATGTACGGGCCGAACTGGTCGAGGGCGCGCCCGTGGTCGTGCTGCTGCGGTACGCCCGCCGGGCCCGGCTGCTGGCGCTGGGGCACGGCCTTCACGACAACGGCCTGCCCACCGAACTGGGCCCGGTCGCCCGTGACTGCCTGCGGGAGGCACGGTGCCCGGTGGTCACCATCCCGCCGGCCGCGGACCGCGAACCGCACGACGGGCCGCCCCGCCCGGGCGCCCAACCCTAG
- a CDS encoding HAD-IA family hydrolase, giving the protein MPALVFDCDGVLADTERYGHLPAFNQTFEEFGLPAHWSDAEYAEKVKVGGGKERMKTLLTPEFIAKAGLPSDQDALNTEVGRWHRRKTEIYTGIIVGGTIPPRPGVRRIAEDARTAGWSLAVASTSAEPSVRAVLELAMGSELSSRFSVFAGDVVPRKKPAPDIYTHAVHQLGADAADVMVIEDSRNGMLAALAAGLSCLVTTSAYTGDEDFTGAALVVNTLGEPEPDPVVTEVLADPLGVRPGPYLTLGDLGFLLTAATPQAG; this is encoded by the coding sequence ATGCCCGCTCTTGTCTTCGACTGCGACGGTGTCCTCGCCGACACCGAGCGCTACGGCCACCTGCCCGCCTTCAACCAGACCTTCGAGGAGTTCGGCCTGCCGGCCCACTGGAGTGACGCGGAGTACGCGGAGAAGGTCAAGGTCGGCGGCGGCAAGGAGCGCATGAAGACGCTCCTGACGCCGGAGTTCATCGCCAAGGCCGGACTGCCCAGCGACCAGGACGCGCTGAACACCGAGGTCGGCCGCTGGCACCGGCGCAAGACCGAGATCTACACCGGGATCATCGTCGGCGGCACCATTCCGCCGCGGCCCGGTGTACGGCGGATCGCCGAGGACGCCCGCACCGCGGGCTGGTCGCTCGCGGTCGCCTCCACCTCGGCGGAGCCTTCGGTGCGGGCCGTCCTGGAGCTGGCGATGGGCAGCGAACTCAGCTCGCGCTTCTCGGTGTTCGCCGGGGACGTCGTCCCCCGCAAGAAGCCCGCCCCGGACATCTACACGCACGCCGTCCACCAGCTGGGCGCGGACGCCGCCGATGTGATGGTGATCGAGGACAGCCGCAACGGCATGCTCGCCGCCCTGGCGGCCGGCCTGAGCTGCCTGGTGACCACGAGCGCCTACACCGGCGACGAGGACTTCACCGGTGCCGCACTGGTGGTGAACACACTCGGCGAACCGGAGCCCGACCCCGTCGTGACCGAGGTGCTCGCCGACCCGCTCGGCGTGCGACCGGGCCCGTACCTCACCCTCGGCGACCTCGGATTCCTGCTCACGGCCGCGACACCGCAGGCCGGTTGA
- a CDS encoding TetR/AcrR family transcriptional regulator, with amino-acid sequence MTPSAADRPYHHGNLRAELLAHAERMLDESGQDGLSLRELARAAGVSHGAPRRHFADRQALLDALAAEGFERLRGELDAAMTDAAMTDAVMTDAVMTDAVTAGEGTAGRETADAETAGPGRSFADRLETFAQAYVSFAIRHTELLRLMHTIKDRPGAGELREANNRAFAAPMRLIAEARASGEVVADDPDRVAMAVLALLQGLATVITTGITGDRDVTRLVSGAVRTLVEGLRPRAGRADA; translated from the coding sequence ATGACGCCCTCCGCCGCCGACCGGCCCTACCACCATGGGAATCTCCGTGCGGAGCTGCTGGCCCACGCCGAACGGATGCTGGACGAGAGCGGACAGGACGGTCTGTCGCTGCGGGAACTCGCCCGCGCGGCCGGTGTCAGCCATGGCGCGCCGAGACGGCACTTCGCCGACCGCCAAGCGCTGCTGGACGCCTTGGCCGCGGAGGGCTTCGAACGGCTCCGCGGCGAGCTGGACGCGGCGATGACGGACGCGGCGATGACGGACGCGGTGATGACGGACGCGGTGATGACGGACGCGGTGACGGCCGGGGAGGGCACGGCCGGAAGGGAGACCGCGGACGCGGAGACGGCGGGGCCGGGCCGGTCCTTCGCGGACCGCCTGGAGACCTTCGCCCAGGCGTATGTGAGCTTCGCGATCCGGCACACGGAGCTGCTGCGGCTGATGCACACCATCAAGGACCGGCCCGGCGCCGGGGAACTGCGCGAGGCGAACAACCGGGCCTTCGCGGCCCCCATGCGGCTGATCGCCGAGGCCAGGGCGAGCGGTGAGGTCGTCGCGGACGACCCCGACCGCGTCGCCATGGCGGTGCTCGCGCTGCTCCAGGGGCTGGCCACGGTGATCACCACCGGCATCACCGGCGACCGTGATGTCACCCGGCTGGTCTCCGGGGCGGTCCGCACCCTCGTCGAGGGCCTGCGGCCACGGGCCGGCCGGGCGGACGCGTGA
- a CDS encoding phosphoketolase family protein: MPTSTTPPSAGPDAGAVYTATDRELDLRWWAAANYLTVTQIYLRSNPLLRRPLTVEDIKPRLLGHWGTSPGLSMIYTLLNRLIRTTGTDCLYVTGPGHGGPALVANAYLEGTYSEVYPRVAPDLDGLTALVRQFSTPGGIPSHVSVQTPGSIHEGGELGYALAHAAGAAFDHPELLVACVVGDGEAETGPLAASWKIPAFLNARRDGAVLPILHLNGYKISGPTVLGRSDDADVVGLLAAQGWDPVVVAGDDPAAVFTALHSALTAAHARIRAIQQEARGGAGGEEFRPVRWPAVILRTPKGWTGPGVVDGVQIEGTFRSHQVPLAQVRENPAHLRLLEEWLRSYHPETLFDADGRLVPELAALAPDGDKRMAATPYANGGRLLRDLPLPDLERYALAVDKPGAVEYENTRPLGELLRDVYAATIQESDGGGTFRLFSPDETASNRLAAVFDVTDRCLQAPVLPTDDHLSPEGRVMEVLSEHLCEGWLEGYLLSGRHGMFATYEAFAMVSASMLIQHTKWLQHAAELPWRASVASLNVLLTSTCWRNDHNGFSHQGPGLIDTAIPLAPSVVRIWLPPDANTTLSIADHCLRSRDHVNLIVVDKQPHLQYLSREEADAHCAAGASVWEWAGTETDDAGEGTGPDVVLAAAGDVPTLETLAAAALLRERAPGLRVRVVNVVDLMALLPAADHPHGFTDEKFGELFTDSTDVVFAFHGYPRAVHELLHGRTDPGRFHVRGFNEQGTTTTPFDMVVLNGMSRYHLVLEALRRSRRVPEGAAGLAEYCHAMLARHHDYIRAHFEDMPEVAGWTWS; the protein is encoded by the coding sequence ATGCCGACGAGTACCACGCCGCCAAGCGCAGGGCCGGACGCCGGGGCGGTGTACACCGCGACCGACCGCGAGCTGGACCTGCGATGGTGGGCGGCGGCGAACTACCTGACGGTCACCCAGATCTACCTCCGGTCCAACCCCCTGCTGCGCCGGCCGCTGACCGTCGAGGACATCAAGCCGCGGCTGCTCGGGCACTGGGGCACCAGCCCCGGCCTGTCGATGATCTACACGCTGCTGAACCGGCTCATCCGCACCACCGGTACGGACTGCCTGTACGTCACCGGCCCCGGCCACGGCGGTCCGGCCCTGGTGGCGAACGCGTATCTGGAGGGCACCTACAGCGAGGTCTACCCGCGCGTCGCGCCGGACCTGGACGGACTGACCGCGCTGGTACGGCAGTTCTCCACCCCGGGCGGCATTCCCAGCCACGTCAGCGTGCAGACCCCGGGCAGCATCCACGAGGGCGGTGAGCTGGGTTACGCGCTGGCACACGCCGCGGGCGCCGCCTTCGACCACCCCGAGCTGCTGGTCGCCTGTGTCGTCGGTGACGGCGAGGCCGAGACCGGGCCGCTGGCCGCGTCCTGGAAGATCCCCGCGTTCCTCAACGCGCGGCGGGACGGCGCGGTCCTGCCGATCCTCCATCTGAACGGCTACAAGATCTCCGGGCCCACGGTGCTCGGCCGGTCCGACGACGCCGATGTCGTCGGACTGCTCGCCGCCCAGGGCTGGGACCCGGTCGTGGTGGCCGGCGACGACCCGGCGGCCGTCTTCACCGCCCTGCACAGCGCGCTGACCGCCGCCCACGCCCGGATCCGCGCCATCCAGCAGGAGGCCCGCGGCGGCGCCGGCGGCGAGGAGTTCCGCCCGGTGCGCTGGCCGGCCGTCATCCTGCGTACCCCGAAGGGCTGGACCGGGCCCGGCGTGGTGGACGGGGTACAGATCGAGGGCACGTTCCGTTCCCACCAGGTCCCCCTCGCCCAGGTCCGGGAGAACCCCGCCCATCTGCGCCTCCTGGAGGAGTGGCTGCGCTCCTACCACCCGGAGACGCTCTTCGACGCCGACGGCCGGCTCGTCCCGGAGCTGGCGGCGCTGGCGCCGGACGGCGACAAGCGCATGGCGGCCACCCCGTACGCCAACGGGGGCCGGCTGCTGCGCGATCTGCCGCTGCCGGACCTGGAGCGGTACGCCCTGGCCGTCGACAAGCCGGGAGCGGTGGAGTACGAGAACACCCGGCCGCTGGGCGAACTGCTGCGGGACGTCTACGCCGCGACCATCCAGGAGTCGGACGGCGGCGGCACCTTCCGGCTGTTCAGCCCCGACGAGACGGCGAGCAACCGGCTCGCCGCGGTCTTCGACGTGACCGACCGCTGCCTGCAGGCCCCCGTCCTGCCCACCGACGACCATCTGTCGCCCGAGGGCCGGGTCATGGAAGTGCTCTCCGAGCACCTGTGCGAGGGCTGGCTTGAGGGCTATCTGCTCTCCGGCCGGCACGGGATGTTCGCCACCTACGAGGCGTTCGCGATGGTCTCCGCCTCGATGCTGATCCAGCACACCAAGTGGCTCCAGCACGCCGCCGAGCTGCCGTGGCGCGCGTCCGTGGCGTCGCTGAACGTGCTGCTCACCTCGACCTGCTGGCGCAACGACCACAACGGCTTCTCGCACCAGGGCCCGGGGCTGATCGACACCGCGATCCCGCTCGCGCCCTCGGTGGTACGGATCTGGCTGCCGCCGGACGCCAACACCACGCTCTCCATCGCCGACCACTGCCTGCGCAGCCGCGACCACGTCAACCTGATCGTGGTCGACAAGCAGCCGCACCTGCAGTACCTGAGCCGGGAGGAGGCGGACGCGCACTGCGCCGCGGGGGCGTCGGTCTGGGAGTGGGCCGGCACCGAGACGGACGACGCCGGTGAGGGCACCGGACCCGACGTGGTGCTCGCCGCGGCCGGGGACGTACCCACCCTGGAGACCCTGGCCGCCGCCGCCCTGCTCCGCGAGCGCGCCCCCGGCCTGCGGGTCCGGGTGGTGAACGTGGTCGACCTGATGGCGCTGCTGCCCGCCGCGGACCACCCGCACGGGTTCACCGACGAGAAGTTCGGCGAGCTCTTCACCGACAGCACCGACGTGGTCTTCGCCTTCCACGGCTACCCCAGGGCGGTGCACGAGCTGCTGCACGGCAGGACCGACCCCGGCCGGTTCCACGTCCGCGGCTTCAACGAGCAGGGCACCACCACGACACCCTTCGACATGGTCGTGCTCAACGGGATGAGCCGCTACCACCTGGTGCTGGAGGCGCTGCGCCGCTCCCGCCGGGTCCCGGAGGGCGCCGCCGGCCTCGCCGAGTACTGCCACGCCATGCTCGCCCGCCACCACGACTACATCCGTGCACACTTCGAGGACATGCCCGAGGTCGCGGGGTGGACCTGGTCCTGA
- a CDS encoding oxidoreductase, translated as MDTTFALPALAPGAQSGRTVVVTGANSGLGLVTARTFAAAGAHVVLAVRDHDRGQRAAQTLPGSVEVRELDLADLASVRRFADGWGRRIDILINNAGVANVPQRRTADGFELQMGTNHLGHFALTNALLPHLTDRVVTVASNAHKAAALDLDDLNWQRRPYRRGAAYAQSKLANLLFTLELQRRLTEADSPVRALAAHPGAASTDLNRHLGPVMSAVAATVGRFVTQSEEAGAEPTLWAATAELPGGSYAGPDGRGEQRGHPTLVGRTPAASDPALARDLWRVSENLTGAVWRPPHRTGTAG; from the coding sequence ATGGACACCACCTTCGCTCTCCCGGCCCTCGCCCCCGGCGCCCAGTCCGGCCGTACCGTGGTCGTTACCGGCGCCAACAGCGGCCTCGGGCTGGTCACCGCCCGTACCTTCGCCGCGGCCGGCGCCCATGTCGTCCTCGCCGTCCGCGACCACGACCGGGGACAGCGGGCGGCACAGACGCTGCCGGGCTCCGTCGAGGTGCGCGAACTCGATCTCGCCGACCTGGCCTCGGTCCGCCGCTTCGCCGACGGCTGGGGCCGGCGCATCGACATCCTGATCAACAACGCCGGGGTCGCCAACGTCCCGCAGCGCCGTACCGCTGACGGCTTCGAACTCCAGATGGGCACCAACCACCTGGGCCACTTCGCGCTCACCAACGCACTGCTGCCGCACCTCACCGACCGCGTCGTCACCGTCGCCTCCAACGCCCACAAGGCGGCGGCGCTCGACCTGGACGACCTCAACTGGCAGCGCAGGCCGTACCGCCGAGGCGCCGCCTACGCCCAGTCCAAGCTGGCCAATCTCCTGTTCACCCTGGAACTGCAGCGCCGGCTGACCGAGGCAGACTCCCCGGTGCGCGCGCTGGCCGCCCATCCGGGCGCCGCCAGCACCGACCTCAACCGCCACCTGGGCCCGGTCATGTCCGCGGTCGCCGCCACCGTGGGACGGTTCGTCACGCAGTCCGAGGAGGCGGGGGCCGAGCCGACGCTGTGGGCGGCCACCGCGGAACTGCCCGGCGGCAGCTACGCCGGACCCGACGGGCGCGGGGAGCAGCGCGGCCACCCGACCCTGGTCGGCCGTACGCCGGCCGCGAGCGACCCCGCTCTCGCGCGCGACCTGTGGCGGGTCAGCGAGAACCTCACCGGCGCCGTCTGGCGCCCGCCCCACCGGACCGGCACCGCCGGCTGA